The Coffea arabica cultivar ET-39 chromosome 1e, Coffea Arabica ET-39 HiFi, whole genome shotgun sequence genome has a window encoding:
- the LOC113709380 gene encoding nudix hydrolase 9-like isoform X2 translates to MHREVDVAAEVRSQDLTVPRKRRQPLARGLTLQKISLKPEFFLKKKLHFYTIPMKANMEIGNQDQPAFKIRLSCPTGLSPSQVSVDFGQVYDRIPHPDVNLENSISEIWDQRVQKNASLFNGLKFRYGGHSFSGGAGTDQEPHVCLHLGLTDYRTFVGTNLNPLWERFLLPSEDDFRQCQHTSSPLGNGAVIETSDKKIIVLQRSKNVGEFPGHYVFPGGHPEPEEIRISSHDNRDDNSHQIMKEKLSQEMFDSITREVVEEIGVPADSLIYPKPGDSAQSRQHNEMETENRNL, encoded by the exons ATGCACAGAGAAGTCGATGTTGCTGCGGAGGTTCGATCCCAGGACCTGACTGTCCCGAGGAAGAGGCGCCAACCACTAGCCCGTGGGCTGACTTTACAAAAAATTAGTCTCAagccagaattttttttaaaaaaaaaattgcatttttacaCAATACCAATGAAAGCAAATATGGAAATCGGCAATCAAGATCAGCCTGCATTCAAGATTCGGCTCTCTTGTCCCACCGGTCTCTCTCCCTCCCAG GTGTCAGTTGATTTTGGTCAAGTGTATGATAGAATTCCTCATCCAGATGTCAATTTAGAGAACTCCATTTCTGAG ATATGGGATCAAAGAGTTCAAAAGAATGCTTCATTGTTCAATGGATTAAAGTTCAGG TATGGAGGACACAGTTTTTCTGGTGGGGCTGGTACCGATCAAGAGCCCCATGTTTGCCTTCACCTTGGTTTGACAGATTATAG GACATTTGTTGGCACTAATTTGAATCCTTTGTGGGAAAGATTTCTGCTTCCATCTGAAG ATGATTTTAGGCAATGTCAGCATACTTCCAGCCCTCTCGGTAATGGTGCAGTTATAGAGACATCTGATAAAAAGATAATAGTGCTGCAAAGAAGTAAAAATGTTGGAGAGTTTCCTGGACATTATGTTTTCCCAGGAGGCCATCCAGAG CCTGAAGAAATTAGAATATCATCTCATGATAATAGAGATGATAACAGCCATCAGATAATGAAGGAAAAACTTTCTCAGGAAATGTTTGACAGTATCACGCGTGAAGTAGTAGAAGAAATTGGAGTTCCTGCAGATAGCCTA ATATATCCTAAGCCTGGTGACTCTGCCCAGTCTAGGCAGCATAATGAAATGGAAACTGAAAACAGAAACTTGTGA
- the LOC113709380 gene encoding nudix hydrolase 9-like isoform X3: MHREVDVAAEVRSQDLTVPRKRRQPLARGLTLQKISLKPEFFLKKKLHFYTIPMKANMEIGNQDQPAFKIRLSCPTGLSPSQVSVDFGQVYDRIPHPDVNLENSISEIWDQRVQKNASLFNGLKFRYGGHSFSGGAGTDQEPHVCLHLGLTDYRTFVGTNLNPLWERFLLPSEDDFRQCQHTSSPLGNGAVIETSDKKIIVLQRSKNVGEFPGHYVFPGGHPEPEEIRISSHDNRDDNSHQIMKEKLSQEMFDSITREVVEEIGVPADSLSSVYGNSTTVS, translated from the exons ATGCACAGAGAAGTCGATGTTGCTGCGGAGGTTCGATCCCAGGACCTGACTGTCCCGAGGAAGAGGCGCCAACCACTAGCCCGTGGGCTGACTTTACAAAAAATTAGTCTCAagccagaattttttttaaaaaaaaaattgcatttttacaCAATACCAATGAAAGCAAATATGGAAATCGGCAATCAAGATCAGCCTGCATTCAAGATTCGGCTCTCTTGTCCCACCGGTCTCTCTCCCTCCCAG GTGTCAGTTGATTTTGGTCAAGTGTATGATAGAATTCCTCATCCAGATGTCAATTTAGAGAACTCCATTTCTGAG ATATGGGATCAAAGAGTTCAAAAGAATGCTTCATTGTTCAATGGATTAAAGTTCAGG TATGGAGGACACAGTTTTTCTGGTGGGGCTGGTACCGATCAAGAGCCCCATGTTTGCCTTCACCTTGGTTTGACAGATTATAG GACATTTGTTGGCACTAATTTGAATCCTTTGTGGGAAAGATTTCTGCTTCCATCTGAAG ATGATTTTAGGCAATGTCAGCATACTTCCAGCCCTCTCGGTAATGGTGCAGTTATAGAGACATCTGATAAAAAGATAATAGTGCTGCAAAGAAGTAAAAATGTTGGAGAGTTTCCTGGACATTATGTTTTCCCAGGAGGCCATCCAGAG CCTGAAGAAATTAGAATATCATCTCATGATAATAGAGATGATAACAGCCATCAGATAATGAAGGAAAAACTTTCTCAGGAAATGTTTGACAGTATCACGCGTGAAGTAGTAGAAGAAATTGGAGTTCCTGCAGATAGCCTA TCTTCAGTCTATGGAAATTCAACAACTGTATCATAG